A genomic stretch from Flavobacterium sp. KS-LB2 includes:
- a CDS encoding OmpH family outer membrane protein, giving the protein MKKALLIIALSISIVACNKPAEAAKEVKTAYVDTSELMKEYTEAKDLEAKYKTKAEEKGRQLEAEIARFKQEAASFQAQAQANGQAWAQQKGAELQKKEQQLSYAQQALSQELQVESGKEMDSLVSGVKKFIKAYGKEKGYAYIYGTGDAASILYAEDKFDITKEIIKGLNDKYKAPAKTEEKAEAKK; this is encoded by the coding sequence ATGAAAAAAGCATTATTAATTATCGCGTTATCAATTTCAATTGTTGCTTGTAACAAACCAGCCGAAGCAGCTAAAGAAGTAAAAACAGCTTACGTAGACACTTCTGAATTAATGAAAGAATATACAGAGGCAAAAGACCTTGAAGCAAAATATAAAACAAAAGCAGAAGAAAAAGGAAGACAACTAGAAGCTGAAATTGCAAGATTCAAGCAAGAAGCAGCAAGTTTTCAAGCGCAGGCACAAGCTAATGGTCAAGCATGGGCACAACAAAAAGGAGCTGAATTGCAAAAGAAAGAACAACAATTAAGCTACGCACAACAAGCATTGTCTCAAGAATTGCAAGTTGAAAGCGGAAAAGAAATGGATTCATTAGTAAGCGGAGTAAAAAAATTCATCAAAGCGTACGGAAAAGAAAAAGGATATGCTTACATCTACGGAACTGGTGATGCAGCTTCAATTTTATACGCTGAAGACAAATTTGATATCACTAAAGAAATCATCAAAGGCCTGAACGATAAATACAAAGCACCTGCAAAAACAGAAGAAAAAGCAGAAGCTAAAAAATAA
- a CDS encoding class I SAM-dependent methyltransferase translates to MDISKQQPFLTVKDYSVSQEIFDLYHDDKLDMLITTPQPSLENLGKYYESVDYISHTDSKRSLFEKAYHFVKTIALKNKLNLINSLQSNKGSILDIGAGTGDFLSVAKENGWHTIGVEPSEKAKAIAKKKGVSFVGETSELDNHSFDVISMWHVLEHVPNLENQIKELKRLLKPNGTLIIAVPNFKSFDAKHYGKFWAAYDVPIHFWHFSKTTIKMLFEKEEMKLVKVLPMKFDSFYVSLLSEKYKTGKMNYAKAFFIGLQSNWKAKKNFEYSSHIYILKNN, encoded by the coding sequence ATGGACATTTCAAAACAACAGCCTTTTTTAACCGTTAAAGATTATTCTGTTTCTCAGGAAATTTTCGATTTGTATCATGATGATAAATTGGACATGCTGATTACGACTCCGCAACCCAGTTTAGAAAATTTAGGAAAGTATTACGAAAGCGTGGATTATATTTCGCACACGGATAGTAAAAGATCTTTGTTTGAAAAAGCATATCATTTTGTAAAAACCATTGCGCTTAAAAACAAATTGAATTTAATCAATTCATTGCAATCCAATAAAGGAAGCATTTTAGACATTGGTGCCGGAACAGGAGATTTTTTATCTGTGGCCAAAGAAAACGGTTGGCATACGATAGGAGTGGAGCCAAGCGAAAAAGCAAAAGCGATTGCAAAAAAGAAAGGTGTTTCATTTGTTGGGGAAACCAGCGAATTAGACAATCATTCTTTTGATGTGATTTCGATGTGGCATGTTTTGGAACACGTTCCAAATTTGGAAAACCAAATTAAAGAATTGAAACGATTATTAAAACCTAACGGAACTTTAATTATTGCTGTTCCAAATTTCAAATCTTTCGATGCAAAACATTACGGAAAGTTTTGGGCCGCTTATGATGTGCCAATTCATTTTTGGCATTTTTCTAAAACGACAATAAAAATGCTTTTCGAAAAAGAAGAAATGAAATTGGTAAAAGTACTTCCTATGAAATTCGACTCTTTTTACGTGAGCTTACTTTCTGAAAAATACAAAACCGGTAAAATGAATTATGCAAAAGCCTTTTTCATCGGTTTGCAGTCGAATTGGAAAGCGAAGAAGAATTTCGAGTATTCTTCACACATTTATATCCTAAAAAACAACTAA
- the mnmG gene encoding tRNA uridine-5-carboxymethylaminomethyl(34) synthesis enzyme MnmG, producing the protein MFLNEYDVIVVGAGHAGSEAAAAAANLGSKTLLVTMSLQNIAQMSCNPAMGGIAKGQIVREIDALGGYSGIVSDRTAIQFKMLNKSKGPAMWSPRVQSDRMRFAEEWRMMLEGTPNLDFYQEMVKGLIIENGKIKGIRTSLGVEIRSKSVVLTNGTFLNGLIHIGEKQFGGGRAGESAAHGITEDLVAAGFESGRMKTGTPPRVDGRSLDYSKMNEEKGDAKPDKFSYSDVTSPLVHQRSCHMTYTSLDVHDILREGFDRSPMFNGRIKSLGPRYCPSIEDKINRFADKERHQLFVEPEGWNTCEVYVNGFSTSLPEDIQFKALSSVAGFEKVKFFRPGYAIEYDYFPPTQLKHTLETKLIEGLYFAGQINGTTGYEEAASQGLMAGINAHLKVHEKAPLILKRDEAYIGVLIDDLITKGTEEPYRMFTSRAEYRTLLRQDNADFRLTPMSHEIGLASEARLRRMEHKLNESEKMVAFFKETSVSVAEANPILESKDTALITQGDKMFKVFSRPQIDLEDIMKFDKVAAYVAENDLDQEILEQAEIQVKYSGYIEKERNNADKLLRLEDVKIPENFDYEKIKSMSIEAKQKLSKIRPVTISQASRISGVSPSDVSVLLIYMGR; encoded by the coding sequence ATGTTTCTAAATGAATATGATGTAATCGTTGTTGGTGCAGGCCATGCAGGTTCTGAAGCTGCTGCCGCTGCTGCAAATTTGGGTTCAAAAACTTTATTGGTTACAATGAGTTTGCAGAACATTGCCCAGATGTCATGCAACCCAGCGATGGGCGGAATTGCTAAAGGACAAATTGTGCGTGAGATTGATGCGCTTGGAGGATACTCGGGAATTGTTTCGGACAGGACGGCAATCCAATTTAAGATGTTGAACAAGTCCAAAGGCCCTGCAATGTGGTCGCCGCGTGTTCAAAGTGACCGTATGCGTTTTGCTGAGGAGTGGAGAATGATGCTGGAAGGAACTCCAAATCTTGATTTCTATCAAGAAATGGTTAAAGGTTTGATAATTGAAAACGGAAAAATTAAAGGAATCCGAACTTCTCTTGGAGTGGAGATTCGTTCTAAATCGGTTGTGTTGACCAATGGAACTTTCCTGAATGGTTTGATTCATATTGGCGAAAAACAATTTGGCGGAGGAAGAGCAGGCGAAAGTGCTGCACATGGAATCACAGAAGATTTAGTTGCTGCAGGTTTTGAATCGGGTCGAATGAAAACGGGAACGCCTCCAAGAGTAGATGGACGTTCTTTGGATTACTCGAAAATGAATGAAGAAAAAGGAGATGCTAAACCGGATAAGTTCTCTTATTCGGATGTTACTTCTCCGTTGGTTCATCAGCGGTCTTGCCATATGACGTACACGTCTCTTGATGTTCATGATATTTTGAGAGAAGGTTTTGATCGTTCGCCAATGTTTAACGGAAGAATAAAAAGTCTAGGGCCAAGATATTGCCCTTCGATTGAAGATAAAATTAATCGTTTTGCTGATAAAGAAAGACACCAATTATTTGTGGAGCCAGAAGGATGGAATACGTGCGAGGTTTATGTAAATGGATTTTCTACATCGCTTCCTGAAGATATTCAATTTAAAGCGTTGAGTTCTGTTGCGGGATTTGAGAAGGTGAAATTCTTTCGACCGGGTTATGCAATCGAATATGATTATTTCCCACCGACACAATTGAAGCATACTTTGGAAACAAAGCTTATTGAAGGTTTGTATTTCGCCGGACAAATTAACGGTACTACCGGATATGAAGAAGCGGCTTCTCAAGGATTGATGGCTGGAATAAATGCGCATTTAAAAGTGCATGAAAAAGCGCCGTTAATTTTAAAAAGGGACGAAGCTTACATCGGAGTTTTGATTGATGATTTAATTACGAAAGGAACGGAAGAGCCGTACAGAATGTTTACTTCTCGTGCAGAGTATAGAACGTTGTTGCGACAAGATAATGCCGATTTCAGATTGACGCCAATGTCACATGAAATAGGTTTGGCTTCAGAAGCGCGTTTGCGCAGAATGGAACACAAATTAAATGAATCTGAAAAGATGGTGGCTTTCTTCAAAGAAACGAGTGTTTCGGTTGCAGAAGCAAATCCTATTTTAGAATCAAAAGATACGGCGCTGATTACGCAAGGGGATAAAATGTTTAAAGTGTTTTCTCGTCCGCAAATTGATTTAGAAGACATCATGAAATTTGATAAGGTTGCAGCTTATGTTGCAGAAAATGATTTGGACCAAGAAATTTTGGAACAAGCCGAAATCCAAGTCAAGTATTCTGGTTACATAGAAAAGGAAAGAAACAATGCTGATAAATTGCTTCGACTGGAAGATGTGAAAATCCCAGAAAATTTTGACTATGAAAAAATAAAATCCATGTCGATTGAGGCAAAACAAAAATTAAGCAAGATTCGTCCGGTAACTATTTCGCAAGCATCAAGAATCAGTGGTGTTTCGCCAAGTGATGTTTCGGTGTTGCTGATTTATATGGGACGTTAG
- the ybeY gene encoding rRNA maturation RNase YbeY yields the protein MINFNYETDFNLDNEEAIAAWLGNVITSENKKEGEINYIFCDDEYLHKINLEYLDHDTLTDIISFDYSMGNELHGDIFVSIERVKDNATDFDVSFEEELKRVLVHGILHYCGYKDKGEAEEVLMRSKEDEKIAMFHVEQ from the coding sequence ATGATCAATTTTAATTACGAAACCGACTTTAATTTAGATAACGAAGAAGCTATAGCCGCTTGGTTAGGAAATGTTATTACCTCGGAAAACAAGAAAGAGGGTGAGATAAATTATATCTTTTGCGATGATGAATATCTTCATAAAATTAATCTGGAGTATCTCGATCATGATACGTTAACGGATATCATCAGCTTTGATTATTCTATGGGTAATGAATTGCACGGAGATATTTTTGTTTCTATCGAAAGAGTAAAAGACAATGCTACTGACTTTGATGTTTCTTTTGAAGAAGAATTAAAGCGCGTTCTAGTTCATGGAATTTTACACTACTGCGGTTATAAAGACAAAGGTGAGGCCGAAGAGGTTTTAATGCGTAGTAAAGAAGATGAAAAAATCGCTATGTTTCACGTGGAACAATAG